GAATTGATTCTAATCTATTTAATCAGTTCATCTGATTTGAtcaacttttatttaatttaaattaatttttttcttaattaatatccttaatcaatttttaatttaatcgaTTCGATTTAATGATATGTTTCGTGAATGATTTTCTTTTGTCGGTAATGTGTGAGACGTAAAAAAAAATTGCATGGGTCAAAACTAGGTTCAAACCAGATGTGTAAGTGGTCAAAAACCGTCAAAAGCTTTGAACATGTCGTCGTCCTCTTGCAGCACACTAGTAAGGGCTTTCAGTTCTCACGCGTGACTCTCAGGACACTCAATACCAACCACCCCATCAGTCACGCTCTAAAAAACACTCCCAACAAAACACATTTGCTGTTTTCTGCCGCTGCTCTGCGCCCATATTTAAACACATCTCAGTTATCTCCTTGGATCCTCCATAATGCTCTGCGCCCGTATACATTGTGGGTCATAAATATCTAAGTTTGAAACCCTAATGTGTAATTAAAATATGAGTCTCCTCAAGCTTAACCTTAAATTTTAACTATGTGCGGTAAATTTTGAATATCCGTATTCGAAATTCATAATGCGTAACTAAAATATGTATATCTCTTCGAGCTTCATTTTGAGCTGTAATTACatatgataaatttttaatattagatTCATTATGTATAATTAGTATTTACAGCACCAACTGATGCTATATGGGAATTTTAGTTCAATTAATTAATAtacttaaatataattattaaaaaaaagtgGAAATATAGTTTTTAAGTTATCATTCACAATAAAAATGTCCCCACCATAACGCTCTCTACACTTCTTCTTCTTAATCATCTCTTTCTCTTTCACTCTGTTGCGCATTCATTCATTTCATGTCTCTCTAATGGCAGAACACCATCTTTGTCACTCAAAACCCCTCCCTCTTCACCTCTTTCAAATTCAAATATATTCACCCCAAAATCTCTTCCTTTTCCTAAACCCTTAAACTCAATCTCCTCCACCATTACCCCCCaccccaaaaaaaaaatgctCTTCCatttcctctcttttctcttcttcttcttcttcatcactcTCCCTTCACTTTCCCTGTCTCTCAACCAAGAAGGTCTCTACCTTCTCCAACTCAAATCCTCACTTTCCGACCCAGACTCCGCTCTTTCTTCATGGAACCCTCGCCACCCCACTCCATGCAACTGGCGCGGTGTTTCTTGCGACGCCGCCACCGCTTCCGTCACTTCCCTTGACCTCTCCAACGCTAACCTCGCCGGTCCTTTCCCTTCCTTCCTTTGTCGCCTCCAAAACCTTTCCTACATTAGCTTCTATTTCAACAATATCAATTCCACCATACCCGACATTTCCACGTGTCGAAATCTCGTCCACCTTGATCTCTCTCAGAACCTTCTTACCGGCGAGCTTCCTCACACTTTGGCCGACCTCCCTAATCTTAAATACCTCGATTTGACCGGTAATAATATCTCCGGTGATTTTCCGTCGTCGTTTGGCCGGTTTCAGAAGCTCGAGGTTTTGTCCCTCGTTTACAATCTGCTAGACGGGACTATCCCTGCTTTTTTGGGGAACATTAGTACGCTTAAAATGTTGAATTTGTCCTACAACCCGTTTAGTCCGGGTCGGATCCCGCCTGAGCTTGGGAACTTGACCAACTTGGAGATTTTGTGGCTCACAGAGTGTAATTTAGTCCGCGAGATACCTGACTCACTGGGGCAACTCAAGAAACTTGCTGATTTAGACCTTGCACTTAACCATTTGGTCGGGAATATACCAAGTTCGCTCACGGAGTTGGTCAGTGTAGTTCAGATTGAGCTCTACAACAACTCGTTGACGGGCGAGTTACCCCGTGGGTTCTCGAATTTAACCAACCTGAGACTCCTCGACGTGTCGATGAACCGGTTAACTGGGAAGATTCCGGATGAGCTAACTCGGCTCCCACTTGAAAGTCTCAACCTTTACTCCAACAACTTGGAAGGAACATTGCCACCGAGTATCGCCGACTCACCAGCTCTGTACGAACTCAGAATCTTTCAGAACCGACTCACCGGTGAGTTACCTCAAAATCTCGGCAAAAACTCACCGCTCAGATGGTTCGATGTGTCCAGCAACCAATTCACGGGCCCAATCCCACCCAGCTTATGCGAGAAAGGGAAGCTAGAAGAGATGCTAATGATATACAACTCGTTTTCAGGTCAAATACCGTCGAGTTTAGCCAACTGCAGGAGCCTGAATCGGATCCGACTCGGTTACAACAAATTATCCGGCGAAATACCCACCGGATTTTGGGGTCTCCCCCATGTTTATTTACTTGATCTCGTTAACAACTCGTTCTCTGGACCAATTGGGAAATCAATTGCAAATGCTGCAAATTTGTCCCTTTTGATTATATCTAGAAACGAGTTCAATGGTTTCTTGCCTGAAGAACTCGGTTTAGTTAATAACTTAGCTAAACTCTCTGCTAGTGACAACAAGTTCAATGGGGCATTGCCTAAAAGTATAGTAAACCTTGATGGATTAGGGATCCTTGATCTTCATGGGAATGAATTAGAAGGTGAATTACCTAATGGGATCGATTCGTTGAAGAAATTAAACGAGCTGAACTTAGCTAACAACAAGTTTTCTGGGAAAATCCCAGATGGAATCGGTAGCTTATCGGTGTTGAATTATCTCGACTTGTCCGATAATCAGTTAACCGGAAGAATCCCACTCGCTTTGCAGAGTTTGAAGCTTAATCAGCTTAACCTCTCGAATAATTTGTTATCTGGTGAGTTACCGCCTTTGTTCGATAAAGACATGTACAAAAACAGCTTCTTGGGGAACCCTGGTTTGTGTGGGAATTATAGTGGTTCGTGTGGTGGTAAGGATGAAGATAAGCATAAAGGTTATGTTTGGTTACTTAGATCCATTTTTATACTAGCTGGTTTGGTGTTTGTTGTTGGTGTGGTTTGGTTTTACTTGAAATATAGGAATTATCAGAAAGCTAAGGCCATTGATAAGTCTAAATGGACTTTAATGTCATTCCATAAATTGGGTTTTAGTGAATATGAGATATTGGATTGTCTTGATGAAGATAATGTGATAGGGAGAGGATCTTCGGGTAAAGTTTACAAGGTCGTGCTTAGTAACGGTGAGGCTGTTGCCGTGAAGAAGCTTTGGGGTTGTTTGAAAAAGGGTTGCGACAGTGTAGATCTTGAGAAAGGTCATGCTGAGTCACAGGTTCAGGACGACGGGTTTCAAGCTGAGGTTGAGACATTAGGGAAGATTAGGCACAAGAATATTGTTAAGTTATGGTGTTCTTGTACTACCCGGGATTGCAAGCTTTTGGTGTATGAGTACATGCCGAATGGTAGCTTGGGTGATTTGTTGCACAGCTGCAAAAGTGGTTCACTCGGTTGGCCGACGAGGTACAAGATTATCGTGGATGCAGCCGAGGGACTTTCGTATTTGCATCATGATTGTGTGCCTCCGATTGTGCATAGAGATGTCAAGTCCAATAATATCTTATTGGATGGTGACTTTGGCGCTAGAGTGGCGGATTTCGGAGTTGCCAAGGTGGTTGATGCTGCTGGAAAGGTCGCTAAGTCTATGTCTGTCATTGCCGGATCTTGTGGTTACATTGCTCCAGGTTTGTTGATTATCTTTATTGTCAATCTAGTAATTGAAAACGTTAATGTTTGCAATGTCTTATGGAAACTTTTGGTGCAGAGTATGCGTATACGCTTCGGGTGAACGAGAAGAGTGACATATACAGTTTTGGAGTAGTAATACTTGAGTTAGTCACAGGCAGACTCCCGATTGACCCGGAGTTTGGCGAGAAGGACCTCGTAAAGTGGGTCTGCACCACTCTAGATCAAAAAGGAGTGGACTATGtcctcgattccaaactcaatcCATGTTTCAAAGAAGAAATGTGTAAGGTCCTCAACATCGGTCTCCTTTGTACAAGTCCACTCCCGATCAACCGACCGTCGATGAGAAGGGTGGTTAAGTTGCTGCAAGAAGCCGGTGCCGAGAACCAGCTGAAGGCTGCCAAAAAGGACGGGAAATTAACTCCTTATTACTACGAAGACGGCTCGGATCAAGGAAGTGTAGCTtgacaaaaaatattttttcacccCCATAGCTTGTTGCAAAAACAAGGTCACAAAGTGAGACACAGCCACTAATTGTTTTTGTTGTCAAGTTTTTGCCTTTCATTGTTACCCTACTTGATGTTTTGCTTTTACAGGCTTGGTTTAGTGGGGAAGAAAAGAGAGTTGGGGATGAAATTTTCACAGTGAAAAAgatagattcattaaggagttaATGGACCAAACTGTAAATTTTATTAACAATTAAGGTCTTGAAAATGATTTTCAATTCCCACACTAATGAAAGTGATGCTGCAGATTTATTATGCCCACCAACTGCCTTACTGCACTGAGTCCTAGTCTAAACCCAAATTCTATCTTTTTTGGGTCTAATTCTACTATTAGTCTTTGTACTCTAGTTAAGTTGTGAATTTGATCTTTGtactttaatttaatcaattgtagtttatatatttttcaaatttatatttttgtacttttcggATTTTCGAatttcaaaatttctttcttGTCACAAAAAGACAACAGTTATCTACCATAAGCAGAGTTTCACCCATTATCTATCATTGCCTGCTAAAACTGGTTAGACAGGTCTCAGCTATGAGCTATGAGATTTTACAGTGTTGTATCTATTTTATTCCTTGGTTCATCAAGTCACTCAAATGTCATCCATTGATGAAGTAGTTAGGTATGGTGGGTTGCCATTTATTAGAATGGAGCTCTTGGATTCTGCAAGCTTTATTATTGCACTACTTGTTAGAGACATAAAATGAAATCCATACATCAATTTGGAAAGTGACATTGGACAACACCCATAGTTCAGATCAAGGCCACAGAGTTGCTTAGGTTGTCATTTTGCATGCCTCGTTTGTTTCTATCGCTTTAAAACCCAAATTTCACACAATACTGCAAACAGTAAACCAATGCCTTCAATGTCTATTCTTCTGTCAATCTACTTTTTTGGTAGAAATcttgataattttttaaaataatgttaGTGCAGCAACTCGTGCGGTAGTTCTAATGTATTTAATGTTGTATTATTTTATATGTCatgtttaataaataatttaaaaaaataaaagttaataaaattgtaaaaaatgaatTACACATGAAAAGGGGTGAATCTAGAATTCTTTTAggagaatgaaattaaataatagatTTTTGAGAGATCAAAACATAATTTTATAATGTATTAACttattattttcatcattttaaaagaTATTAAACATAATTTTCTTCATTTTGGGGCAAAGTGTAATTataccataaatttaaaattaatttattcatcatataagggacttaaataataattttttattttagggtcAATGCCTCTGCCTACCCCTCAAATTCTCCCCTTGCATGTGGATCAACATAAGAGCTGCCATGTTATTTAATGTTTTGGTCAGTATTTTTGTTTAGAAAAGCAACAGTTCAACTCCTTTTTTTAAAAGGCTAatggttaaatttgaattttttaaaagattgaagatcaaaattaattaaaaaaagaatAAGGTCAAATTTGATAAAAGGTGTAAACGTTAAAGGCTAAATTTATCTTTATGTTGTTTTTTTATCCTTTATACTCATTTTATGAACATTAATCCTTTTAAGATTCATAGCTGCCTCTTTCAACAATGTTATTTTTAAAGTTTGAACTTAATTTCTCTGCCTTAACACTACACCCGATAATACCATCTGGAAGATTCAAATTTTGAATGGGTGATAAACTAAAAATTCCTATATAATGGGCCACTAAATAATACACTTAATAAACTAGCTTTGTTTGTTTGCTTTACAGAGTTAGGCCAAGCTTTCCTTTCAAACATAATTTAGAAAGCTGTGCATGTTCTCCTGCCTACCCAACAAACTGCTGGATTTGATTGAAACTTTgggtcttcttcttcttctcctcttcCTCTTCTTGTGTGTCAATTTACGACGAGGTAAATTCAGCATTGAAATATCaactttatttt
The Gossypium arboreum isolate Shixiya-1 chromosome 10, ASM2569848v2, whole genome shotgun sequence genome window above contains:
- the LOC108489239 gene encoding receptor-like protein kinase HSL1, whose translation is MLFHFLSFLFFFFFITLPSLSLSLNQEGLYLLQLKSSLSDPDSALSSWNPRHPTPCNWRGVSCDAATASVTSLDLSNANLAGPFPSFLCRLQNLSYISFYFNNINSTIPDISTCRNLVHLDLSQNLLTGELPHTLADLPNLKYLDLTGNNISGDFPSSFGRFQKLEVLSLVYNLLDGTIPAFLGNISTLKMLNLSYNPFSPGRIPPELGNLTNLEILWLTECNLVREIPDSLGQLKKLADLDLALNHLVGNIPSSLTELVSVVQIELYNNSLTGELPRGFSNLTNLRLLDVSMNRLTGKIPDELTRLPLESLNLYSNNLEGTLPPSIADSPALYELRIFQNRLTGELPQNLGKNSPLRWFDVSSNQFTGPIPPSLCEKGKLEEMLMIYNSFSGQIPSSLANCRSLNRIRLGYNKLSGEIPTGFWGLPHVYLLDLVNNSFSGPIGKSIANAANLSLLIISRNEFNGFLPEELGLVNNLAKLSASDNKFNGALPKSIVNLDGLGILDLHGNELEGELPNGIDSLKKLNELNLANNKFSGKIPDGIGSLSVLNYLDLSDNQLTGRIPLALQSLKLNQLNLSNNLLSGELPPLFDKDMYKNSFLGNPGLCGNYSGSCGGKDEDKHKGYVWLLRSIFILAGLVFVVGVVWFYLKYRNYQKAKAIDKSKWTLMSFHKLGFSEYEILDCLDEDNVIGRGSSGKVYKVVLSNGEAVAVKKLWGCLKKGCDSVDLEKGHAESQVQDDGFQAEVETLGKIRHKNIVKLWCSCTTRDCKLLVYEYMPNGSLGDLLHSCKSGSLGWPTRYKIIVDAAEGLSYLHHDCVPPIVHRDVKSNNILLDGDFGARVADFGVAKVVDAAGKVAKSMSVIAGSCGYIAPEYAYTLRVNEKSDIYSFGVVILELVTGRLPIDPEFGEKDLVKWVCTTLDQKGVDYVLDSKLNPCFKEEMCKVLNIGLLCTSPLPINRPSMRRVVKLLQEAGAENQLKAAKKDGKLTPYYYEDGSDQGSVA